In one Aricia agestis chromosome 5, ilAriAges1.1, whole genome shotgun sequence genomic region, the following are encoded:
- the LOC121726806 gene encoding uncharacterized protein LOC121726806: MEEIDVDLLISEVQSRPALWNDQDIDYYNVEEKKWLWEEVLDDMTDPYLSLAQRSVRGELIKNRWTVLRDNFVRERQKEIENNEKGITYYKTTQCEYYNRLMFLAPIVENKDNNTKDNNNTKQTNQQSESKKRSNRLHIDSMKVPPAKKSKDDNSVQKMVNVLKCAAEQLHEEDDADRQFLLCLVDDLKKVPRRSKSRVKMNILRYITEAQERDQTAEDRTKQIADENYTVITFT; this comes from the exons ATGGAAGAAATCGACGTTGATCTATTGATATCGGAAGTCCAAAGTCGCCCGGCTCTATGGAATGACCAAGACATCGATTATTATAATGTGGAGGAGAAAAAATGGCTCTGGGAGGAGGTATTAGACGATATGACCGATCCGTACTTATCGCTTGCACAAAGATCAGTTCGAG gggaattaataaaaaataggtGGACAGTGCTTCGAGATAATTTTGTTAGAGAACGACagaaagaaattgaaaataacgAGAAAGGAATAACGTATTACAAAACAACACAGTGCGAGTACTACAATCGACTGATGTTTCTAGCACCGATAGTGGaaaacaaagataataatactaaagataataataatacaaaacaaacaaatcaGCAGAgtgaaagtaaaaaaaggtcAAATAGATTACATATCGATAGTATGAAAGTGCCTCCAGCAAAAAAGTCGAAAGACGataattcagtacaaaaaatggtaaatgttttaaaatgtgcAGCTGAACAATTACATGAGGAAGACGACGCTGACCGGCAGTTCTTGTTGTGTCTGGTAGATGATTTAAAAAAGGTGCCTCGAAGATCAAAGTCGAGAGTAAAGATGAATATTCTGAGATACATCACCGAAGCTCAGGAGCGGGACCAAACCGCAGAGGACAGGACGAAGCAAATAGCTGATGAAAATTATACCGTAATCACATTTACATAA